From the genome of Salvelinus alpinus chromosome 19, SLU_Salpinus.1, whole genome shotgun sequence, one region includes:
- the LOC139545518 gene encoding rho-related GTP-binding protein RhoF-like isoform X1, producing MSGGSSGHTRTREEFKVVIVGDGGCGKTSLLQVCTKGDFPEKYVPSVFEKCVANVRYRGAEFRLNIYDTAGQEDYDRLRPLSYQSANLILICYDVTCPSSYDNLLIKWFPEVHHFCRGVPIILVGCKTDLRKDKVLENKLWSSGENPITYIQQGEETKRKINADLYLECSAKYKENVEDIFREAIKRAIAVTRKTKWKRFCAFL from the exons ATGTCCGGGGGGAGCAGTGGGCATACCAGGACGCGAGAGGAATTTAAGGTTGTGATAGTAGGTGATGGTGGATGTGGGAAAACCTCTCTACTCCAGGTTTGCACTAAAGGAGACTTTCCAGAG AAATATGTTCCATCTGTGTTCGAAAAATGTGTCGCCAACGTGAGGTACAGAGGCGCTGAGTTTCGTCTGAACATCTACGATACTGCAG GTCAAGAGGACTACGACCGATTACGCCCTCTGTCCTATCAGAGTGCCAACCTGATATTGATCTGCTATGATGTCACTTGCCCCTCAAGTTATGACAATTTGCTAATCAAG TGGTTCCCCGAGGTGCATCACTTCTGCCGTGGCGTGCCCATTATCCTGGTAGGATGCAAAACAGACCTGCGGAAAGACAAGGTCTTGGAAAATAAACTGTGGTCTTCAGGCGAGAACCCCATCACATACATCCAG CAGGGTGAAGAGACCAAAAGGAAGATCAATGCTGACCTCTACTTGGAGTGTTCAGCCAAATACAAGGAGAATGTGGAGGACATATTCAGAGAGGCTATCAAACGAGCCATTGCAGTAACAAGGAAGACAAAATGGAAAAGATTCTGTGCCTTTCTGTGA
- the LOC139545518 gene encoding rho-related GTP-binding protein RhoF-like isoform X2: protein MSGGSSGHTRTREEFKVVIVGDGGCGKTSLLQVCTKGDFPEKYVPSVFEKCVANVRYRGAEFRLNIYDTAGQEDYDRLRPLSYQSANLILICYDVTCPSSYDNLLIKWFPEVHHFCRGVPIILVGCKTDLRKDKVLENKLWSSGENPITYIQGEETKRKINADLYLECSAKYKENVEDIFREAIKRAIAVTRKTKWKRFCAFL from the exons ATGTCCGGGGGGAGCAGTGGGCATACCAGGACGCGAGAGGAATTTAAGGTTGTGATAGTAGGTGATGGTGGATGTGGGAAAACCTCTCTACTCCAGGTTTGCACTAAAGGAGACTTTCCAGAG AAATATGTTCCATCTGTGTTCGAAAAATGTGTCGCCAACGTGAGGTACAGAGGCGCTGAGTTTCGTCTGAACATCTACGATACTGCAG GTCAAGAGGACTACGACCGATTACGCCCTCTGTCCTATCAGAGTGCCAACCTGATATTGATCTGCTATGATGTCACTTGCCCCTCAAGTTATGACAATTTGCTAATCAAG TGGTTCCCCGAGGTGCATCACTTCTGCCGTGGCGTGCCCATTATCCTGGTAGGATGCAAAACAGACCTGCGGAAAGACAAGGTCTTGGAAAATAAACTGTGGTCTTCAGGCGAGAACCCCATCACATACATCCAG GGTGAAGAGACCAAAAGGAAGATCAATGCTGACCTCTACTTGGAGTGTTCAGCCAAATACAAGGAGAATGTGGAGGACATATTCAGAGAGGCTATCAAACGAGCCATTGCAGTAACAAGGAAGACAAAATGGAAAAGATTCTGTGCCTTTCTGTGA
- the LOC139545516 gene encoding calcium release-activated calcium channel protein 1-like has translation MSLNEHSLQALSWRKLYLSRAKLKATSRTSALLSGFAMVAMVEVQLEEDHVYPKGLLIAFSACTTVLVAVHLFALMISTCILPNLEAVSNVHNLNSINESPHERMHCYIELAWAFSTVIGTLLFLAEVVLLCWVKFLPLSPSTVKNSTDNYGREAAIVSTSIMVPFGLVFIVFAVHFYRSLVSHKTDRQFQELEELSNITRLQNQLDYRAETTSLQPSSADFP, from the exons ATGAGTTTGAACGAGCATTCTTTGCAAGCTCTGTCTTGGAGAAAACTTTACTTGAGTCGAGCAAAGCTGAAGGCTACGAGCAGAACTTCAGCTCTCCTGTCGGGTTTCGCAATG GTGGCTATGGTGGAGGTGCAGCTGGAAGAAGATCATGTGTATCCCAAAGGGCTGCTGATAGCCTTCAGCGCCTGCACCACTGTCCTTGTGGCAGTGCACCTTTTCGCCCTGATGATCAGCACCTGCATCCTGCCAAACCTGGAGGCCGTCAGCAACGTTCACAACTTGAACTCGATCAACGAGTCGCCCCATGAGCGCATGCACTGCTACATTGAGCTGGCCTGGGCCTTCTCCACTGTCATCGGCACCCTTCTCTTCCTGGCTGAGGTGGTTCTGCTGTGCTGGGTCAAGTTCCTGCCCCTCAGTCCCTCAACCGTTAAAAATAGCACCGACAATTATGGAAGGGAGGCAGCCATTGTCTCCACCTCCATTATGGTGCCGTTTGGACTGGTTTTTATTGTGTTCGCTGTGCACTTCTACCGCTCTCTGGTCAGTCACAAAACTGACCGTCAGTTTCAGGAGCTGGAGGAGCTGTCCAATATCACCCGGCTGCAGAACCAGCTGGACTACAGGGCAGAGACAACCAGTCTGCAGCCCTCCTCCGCCGACTTCCCCTAA